TTATATATCATATTTAAActcaaattatattttattttttttataagttcttttttatgctattaaaataataggCTTgattatcttttatattatttagtaAATTAATGACGTCATTGACATAACATTCGTGTtcatttttgatttttattatttcatattCTAAATTCTTACTCTTCTTAATATTCTCGTCTATTAAATCTTGCGTCGTATTTCTTTTCACTGAAATGTCTTTATAATCtccttttaatttatccattttattataaatttcttctgtACATTTTCTATCATTCTCttgtaaattatatattttgctTTCTATATGACTAATCTGtcttataatataattcaaTCTTATTTTACTTGCATTTATAGTGCTTTCTATATTCTGAATAATAATATCTTCATTAGATATAAATGACTCAATATCTTCtatttcattataaatattctttataattacaCTCTTCtcaattaatattttaaaatcttctttacttttatttaatccagaaattttatttataaaattttgtctttcaatttctaaatttttaagggACAAATTTTCTCTAACTAAAAGTTCtttcatttcttttaaaagtaaaactAATTTCCCAGGGTCACTGACAACTTgagtttttaataattcgatttctttctttaaattcatCACCAATAATTGATGAGAATTcaatttatcatttaatTCATCtctttctatttttaatttttctgtGTCATTTACTAACCCCCtctgaatttttataatttctttaagtTCATTGTCTAAATCATTAATTTCTCCTTCTAAATTTcctttgtttttattttgtgtgtttaaatttatttttatgttttttatttctttttctttattttttatctttttttctatttcttcaaacaattgatttttttcctCGTTTATgcatttcatttttttataaatttgtttttttgtatctCTGTACATTGAATAATTTACAGTgtaagataaaatattaatcaATCTTCTTGATTCACAAGataaatctttaatattgaaaTCAGGAATACcaattttagtaaaaaatgaataaatgtttttataaattattaattgaTAAAGAGATTCATCAATATTGTAATCTATTTTAGTAttgcaaaaataaataagtaaattttcatataatcGTAAGAGGAAAGAATTTGTGGGTTTTAAAATGTCAGATTGTCTAAGATCTATTTCTAtatcattaaaatattgGACTATGTCTTTAAGAGGCAAATCGGGAACATGATTATGCATTTTAAGGgggtaaaatattaaacaaacaaattaacAACGCATAAACACAAAatgcataaaaaatagcAAACAAATTTAACAAGACCAACATAATTTATTCTAAATGAATAAACCTAAAAGATACAGAAATATTCtagaaatttcaaaatcgAATAATTTGATCATCATCGACATTATCAATAAAAGTTTGGCTTGCTTGTATTAATAGACCCTAATTAAGGGTGTTCATTTTTTGGCCCAAAAattgaagtgcaaaaaaaggaggagcAAAAAtgtaacaaaaataatcaatGACTTCTcgtatttaaattattggATTAATGTTTGTCGCAGTTCGGAGCGGACGCcaagggtaaaaaattaaaaaaaatctcttCGGTGAGGATCgaaccaaaaaaaaagaacaaataaatgttcATCTTAAATGATAACCAAAGTTTGTCTCGATTTTTTGAGGGGTAAATTTttgctatttttttataataatggGAGggaataatgaaaaaaaggagaaaaataaaaaaaacaaaatttttagtactTTATTCATTACCAAGCAACTTAGATCTGTAGTActtatttcttctattaTAATGCCATTATCATCTTCATTCcataattttactttattaaattgtattatGTCTGTTACAATATAGACCTCAGCATCTAAATGTTCATAAAGAGAATGTCTTCTGGTATTGACGTTGTTGTCCAAGTAAGGTCTTATAAGGACTCTATCTcctattttaaattctaagAAATCATTTCTCCACATACTCCTTTTTCCCATTCTATCTGCAGCAGTTTGTGCATGAATTCTAGCTGCATCatgataaatttcatttaaaagAGGTTTGTGTCATTAAGAGCATATAGTTACTGGATTTCCTCATTAGTATTGCAATCTAGAACATCTGATAAACTTTCTTCAGAGCGTTCTTCGTCCTCACACTCTTGTTCGTGATTTTCGCCATTAATCGAGTCTAGAATACCCGTGATTCTAGACTCGTTCATTATGTCCTTAATGGGCCTTCCAAACCACAGAGAGAATGGTTTTGTCTCGTAGTAAAGTgtcttaaattattataagaCCAGGCAACTCGCTCGTACCTTGTTCCATTGCCcactaaatattttttgtcctGAGAGTAGATGCAATCATCCTCTTTATTGTTTAATTGCATCGTTCTATCTGTCCTTGTATCCATGGACATCTAGCTCTCCCCCTTACATGTcttatttcatatttctGACATAAATCGACGAGTGTTTGATTTACAAATTCTCTGCCATATCAGTATGAAGTATATAACAAGAACAAAACGTCCTAaacaatgttttaaaaGCATTCCCTACACTAATACTTGATTTGTCATATAGTGGTACCGCCCAACAAAATTTGGTAAAAGAATCTACTATATTCAATAACCATTTATATCCTTCATTGAGTTAGTGATATAGCCGGAGATCAATCAAGTCTGCAACATATCTTTCCCTTGGATACTTTGCTACAATTGGTCTAATAGCTGGTCTAGTTACTAGATTTCTCTTTGATTAACATATATCACAGCTATTCAAGACCCTCTGGATATCTTTTTGTGTTGCGTCGTAGACTTTTGTTTGCAATAATGGAAACAATCTGCCCCGTCCCGCATGCCCATTTGAGACATtaatcaattttaaatcgCTGCTAGCTGGTGGTAAAGAATCTTAATAATCTATATAGACCTACTTTAAATCTCGCCCTGAGCTCTGTGATACCGCCAATTACATCCTCAAAAAGATACATTTTTGTGCGTTTTCCCTGAAAGCACctctttcttttttttctaccAACCTTGTTGGAACAATAATAGTCtgtaaaaagacaaaaactTCTTGTCTTTCattgttattaaattttattttcatgcccttaaaattaaagaaattttaaatacaaattacGGCTAAAGTCAGCTTTAAcggaaaaattttatatagggttttttttgatttttttgccccttttttaaaaaaatggaggAGAGAATTCAAACAAGAGAAGAacttgaaaatatatattatgaattgaaaatagaaaaagCGAAACGCAAATGTGAATCTCGTGGGGTcagaaatgaaaataaaggaCAAAAAAAGCATGATCCTGAGATGTAAATGGACTAAATGCAAATTTAATGTTTCTGTATGGAAAGATACTTTCTTTCAGCATTCTAGACTAGAACATATTACAGTATTGCAGATACTTAATATGTGGTTTCTTGGATATTCTCGTAAGTCTATCTGTCAAATCCTAGGTTGTTCACGGCAATCAATAtctaatatattaaaaaagtttaagaAATTGATATTTATGAGAAATTTCTGGCCAGTATCGGAATTATAGGTGGTAATAATACTATTGTAGAAATTGATGAATCTAAGAttggtaaaaataaatataatagagGCCAACCAGTAAAAGGTTTCTGGTGTTTTGGTATGGTCGAGCGTACCATACAACGccaaattatatttatatatattgagAAAAGAGACCAAATAACACTAACTAATCTTTTGTTAAAGTATGTAGACAGAAATAGTACAATTTATAGCGATATGTGGATAGCATACCGTAATTTGGGCTTAATATTTAACCAACATCTGATGGTAAATCATTCTCTACACTTCAGAGACCCAATAACCGGAGTTCATACCAATACCATAGAAGGTAATTGGCGCTctctaaaaaattctattacAAATAGAAACAGATCTGTTCGTAGTGCTAAACTTCATTTATTCAGGTATATGCTACAAAGGAACTCTTCTGCCCCGTTTTTCAc
The genomic region above belongs to Vairimorpha necatrix chromosome 3, complete sequence and contains:
- a CDS encoding kinetochore protein NUF2 (NUF2) codes for the protein MHNHVPDLPLKDIVQYFNDIEIDLRQSDILKPTNSFLLRLYENLLIYFCNTKIDYNIDESLYQLIIYKNIYSFFTKIGIPDFNIKDLSCESRRLINILSYTVNYSMYRDTKKQIYKKMKCINEEKNQLFEEIEKKIKNKEKEIKNIKINLNTQNKNKGNLEGEINDLDNELKEIIKIQRGLVNDTEKLKIERDELNDKLNSHQLLVMNLKKEIELLKTQVVSDPGKLVLLLKEMKELLVRENLSLKNLEIERQNFINKISGLNKSKEDFKILIEKSVIIKNIYNEIEDIESFISNEDIIIQNIESTINASKIRLNYIIRQISHIESKIYNLQENDRKCTEEIYNKMDKLKGDYKDISVKRNTTQDLIDENIKKSKNLEYEIIKIKNEHECYVNDVINLLNNIKDNQAYYFNSIKKNL